The Bifidobacteriaceae bacterium sequence CCACAACGGCGACGGGCGGCCGGGTGGCGGCCCGCCACGGGTCGGGCTGGCCCGCGAACCGCCGCGCGGCGGCGTCCGGGTCCACCAGCTTGTCCCGTTCCGGCAGGAACCATTCCAGTTGGCCAATCGACATGGGGTGCTTGTGCAGGCAGACGCCCTGGCACTGGAGTTCTTGCGGGCACACCCGGCCCGTCACGTTGGGCAGCGGGTTGGCCTTCTCCAGCATGGCCAGCGCGTCGGTGAACTGGCCCCGGCCTATCAACTCGAACATCTCGGGGATGTGGATGCGGACCGGGCAGCCGCCAATGGGAGCGCGGTGCTCCGCCAGGAATTGGCCCAGTTCGCAGGGCGCGTCCGCGCACTGCTTGTCCCGGATCGCCTCCAGCCACACGAACAGGTCCACGTCGCGGCGGGTGAAGCCCAGGTCCATGTAACCCAGGTAGCCCTTGTTGACCAGTTCGAAGTCGGTCGAACGGGCCTCGGCGGGCCGGATGTAGGGGGGGATGCCGTTGCCGGCCGGCCAGTCCTCGGAGAGCCCCGCGAACATGGGATAGTCAGCGGACAAATGCGCGTCGAGCGCCCGAATGAACATGCGCTTCTTGCCTACCGGCAGGTTCCAGATGAACCGCATGACGAGGCGTGACGTGTCGTCCTCCCGCTGCAGCAGGCCCCAGAGCCGCCGGGTGAAAGAAGCAGAGAGCTCCTCGCCCCGGAACTCCTGCGCCACCGCCATGGCGCCGTCCGCTATGAACAAGTCCCGGAACATGCGCGGGCTGGCGGCCAGCCGCCGCTCCAGGACCTTCAACTGCCCGTTGAAAGTGGCGACCTCCGGGGTCGCCTCCAGCTCGCGCAGCTTCGAGGCGCTGGCGTCCAGCGTGGCCCTGGCGGCGGCCCACTCGGAGACGTTGGTGCTCACTGGATGATCTCCGCGTCGCAGTTGGCCTTGACCCGCGCCATTCGCTTGGTCAACTCGGGAGTGACCTCCAAGGCGTCCAACGCCCCGTCGATCATCCGCGCCACCACCCGGGCCTCGCCGTCCACCACCATTGTGGTCTTCTCGAACAGTTGCGGAAGTTCCTGGTAGCAGGTGCCGCAGTCGTTGCAGGTCGCCTCGTCGGCCGGGTCGAGCCAGATCGGCCGGCCCGCGCCGCCACCCCCGCCGCCGCCTGAGGCGCCAGTGGCCGCCCCTTCGCCAACGCCAGCGCCAACCCCAGCCGAAGCCCCGGCCCCGAAGCCCAACCCCAGGGCCGGCAACGCCGCCTGGGAGGATGACGCCAAATCCGCCATCGCCGCCGCGATCTGGTCCAGCGACTCCTCGCGCGCCTGCAACGCCTCCTCGTAGCGGGACGTCAACTGGGCGACCTCCGCCCGGTGCGCGGCCGTGAGCGCGGCGCCCTGCTGGCCGGCCAGGAACTGGAGCGTCTGCCAGTAGTGCTTGCGGTCCTCGACCAACCCGACAACGCCGGGGCGGCAGGCCACCCGCACCAGGCGCCGGTTCCGGTCGGTCGCCCAGATGAACGGGGTCTTCCCGGCCCTGGCCTCCAAAGGCAACTCGACGTACTCGGCGATCGGCACGGCATCGTCCACTTCTTCGGCGGCCAAGCGCCGGAACTGTTTGGCGAACCGGACCTCGCCGTACGCGAACTCGGCGGGCGTGATCGGGGTCTGCAACAGCGCGACCTGGCCGGCTTCATCCAGGTACTGCAACGCCCGCGAGGTCCAAAGAGCCGTGGGCTCCGGGTTCCCGTCCAGGCTGAACCGGTCCGGCAGCGACGGCCCGCGCCTCGGGTCGTGGACAAAGAGCGGCGCCATCCGCGACTCGACGGCCAGGCGGGAGCGCGCGTTGGACAGGTCCTCCGGGATGCCGTTCTCCGTGCTGCAGGGGGTGTAGACCTCCATCAGCGCGGTGCCGTCCTGGTAGTCCAGCATGGCGAGGGCCGTGCCCAGGAAGTGCGCGTGCAGGGCCGTCGACACGGAGCACGCGAAGACGCGCGGGTGGAAGGAGGCCAGCAGGCCAAGCTCCTTGCGGGACTCCTGTTTGCCCGCGTGGGACCGGCCGTAGCGCGACAGGTCCGCGTCCTGCCCGGTGTAGGAGGCGGTCGAGGCCTGGCCGCCCGTGTTCGAATAGGAGCCCGTGTTCAGCACCACGGCCTTGATGGGCGTGCCGCCCGCCAGCACGCGGGACATGGCGCCGAAGCCGATGTCGAAGGCGGCCCCGTCCCCGGACACCGTCATGACGGCGGGCAGCAGCCCCATTTCCTCCGGCGTGAAGTCCCGCCAGGAGATGGTCGCGAGCCGCGCCGGGTCCTTGTCCGGGTCGAATTCGCCCGCGAGTTCCGCCCGCGCCGCCCGCAGCGCCCGCACCTCCGGGACCAGTTGGGAGACCAGGCCCTCGTAGAGGCCCGCCGCCACCGGCTGCGCGTCCTGGAACAGCGAGTTCACCCACGGGTCGGTGTAGGGGGTGAACGGCATGGTGGAGGCGTAGACGGAGGAGCAGCCCGTCGAGTTCGCGATCACCGTGGTGGACGGCCCCCGCCCGGTCGGCCCGCCCTCGTACAGGTAGAGCCGCCCCTCCAGCAGGGCGATCAGGCCCGCGATCCGCTTGGCCTTGGCCTTGTCCGCGTCCGATGCCGTCTGGACCGCCTTCGCCGCCTCCTCCAGTTGGCCGATCAGGGACTCGAGTTCGCCGACGTGCTCGCGGCGACGGGCGTCGCCCACCGCGTGCGAGAGGGTGGTCAGCAGCCGCAAGGCCGTGACCTCGCCGCAGCCCCGGCAGGCGCCGTGGCCGCCGGTCATCGCGTAATAGGTCTCGTGGTCCAACAGCAGGCGCTTGATGTCGCCGTCCGGCTCGGCCGCCCCGGCCAGGAACCGCTTCGGGGTGGCCGGCAGTTCGGTCAGCCGCTCGAAGCGGGTCTCCAAGGTGTCGGCCGCCGCGGCCGTCTGGTCCACCGCCACCAGGGCGGATGGCCCGCACACGTCCACGCATTGGAGACAGCCGGTGCACTTCCACGGGTCCACCACCGCGCTGAAAAGGCCGCCCCGGCCCGGTTCGGAGTTCTCCACCGAGTCGAAGAACGGGCGCGTGCGGGCGACGGGGAAGGTGGCCAACGCCGCCGCGACCTGGTCCACGACCCGCGCGACCGCCTTGTCGTCCAGTTCGGCCGCCGCGCGCCGGGCCGCCTCCGGCAAGTCGCTGAGGTCCGAATCGGCGCGGAAGGCCTGGCGGATCGAGTCGGCCCAGGCATAAACCCTGGGGGCCACGGCTTCCGCCCTGCCCAAGGGGAGGTCGGCCGCCGCGATGGCGCCTTCCAAGAGGTCCAGTAGGTCGTGGACCTGGTTGGGGATGGCCGTGTCCGGGCAGGCCAGGGCGCATTCCAGGCAGCCTGTGCAGACTTCGGGGTTGAAGATCGGGGTGGTCCGCCTAAAGATGCCCTTGTCTTTGTTAGCGCCGGTGCCGACAGGCATGAACAGCCCCGCGCCGGGCAGTACCGGGGCCTCGGCGATCGTGCCGGCCCGGAAGGGCGCCGCCACCAGGTCCTCGTAGTAGGCCGGGTCGAACAGGGCCGTTGGCCTGGACGCGCTGGCGGCGGGGCACATGGCGGCGGACAGGGCCACGGACCGCGCGGAGGCGCCGGCCGGGGACTGTTCGGCCTCCACAAAGGCGGGCGAGTCGTACTCGACCGGCACGGTCGCGGTGATGCCGTCGTTGATCACGGCCATGTTGCCGTCCACGACCGCTTGGCCCTTGCGGCCGAACTTGTACTCGATCTGCTGGCGCACCCGGGCGGTGACGTCTTCCCCGGCGGCGCCTTGGGCCACGGCCTCCACGTGCCCGATCATCGCGCCGATGAACGCGATCCCCATCATGCGGGTCTCCAACTCCGGGCTGGGGGCGTGCTTCTTGGCCACCTCGAAGGCGTTGACCACCAAGAACTTGATGTGGCGCTGGCGGATGGTCCGCCGCGCGTACGCGGGCAGGGCCCGCCAAACCTCCAGCGGCGTCTTGTCGGACTGCATGATGAACGTGCCGCCCTCCGCCAACCCGGTCAGCGGGTTGGTGTGGATGAAGACCTGGTGGTCGGGCGAGATGACCACGTCCACGTCCTCAAGCTCCGCATTGGTCAGCAGCACCGGCTCCGGGGAGAGCGTGATGTAGAAGTTGGTGGCCGCGCCGGACTTCTCCGAGCCGTACTTGGGCGCGGACTTCGAGTTCATGGACAGCACCCCGGACAGGATGTCCGTCAGCAGCTTGCCGGTCGCGACCGTGCCGTAGCCGCCCACCGAGTGGAAGCGGATGCGGAGCGAGCCGGGCGGCAGCAACTGGGGATTGTCCTTGGTGGGAAGGGCCATCGCGACCGTCTCGGGATAGGCCGACTTGAGGCGGTCGTGGATGGCGGCCACGCCCTTCGGGGGGTTCTCCTCGAAGAAACGCGACCCCAGGTAGATCACGTCGCCGACCGATCCGGCGGCCATCGCCTCGAACGCGGCCACCAAATGCCGGGGCTGCACGTCGTGGCCGCCCAGGCCGAAGATCGCGGAGGTGACGCGGGGGGCGGCCGGTAGGCGCACGGCATCGGCGGCGGTGCCACGCGTCGGCACAACCTGGCCGGCCTGCGCGCGGAACAACGTCTGGGTGACCAGCCTGGTCAGGGCCGTGTCGTCGGAGCGCTCCAAGACCATGACGGCCTTGGCACCCGCGACCGCCTGGACGAACTCGGCCTCCGGGAACGGCTGGAGAAGCTTGACGGAGACCACGCCGGCCTTGATCCCATGCTGGCGGAGGTAGGGGATGACGGCGCGGACGTCGTCGGTGATGGAGCCCAGGCCCACCATTATGAAATCGGCGTCCTCGCAGTTGTACGCCATGACCGGGGTGTACTCGCGCCCGGTCAGCTCGGCGTATTCGGCCATCGCCTGGCGGGTCAGCCGGGGCACGTCGGCGGCGAAGTGG is a genomic window containing:
- a CDS encoding 2-oxoacid:acceptor oxidoreductase family protein, coding for MTILQPQFPGIPEVINGNGAVAHVMKHVCGGMIGYPITPSTEISELFEAARAEGQLNVWGAHPFFVEAEGEHSGQSGALGAALTGGNYISNASSSQGILYGIESHYVTVGKKVGGFVLHVAARVVSKHSLNVMAGHDDIYALLPSGYTILFGSSPQEAADLAAISYRVAGLSLIPVANAMDGFATSHVMTEAVLPEPALLREYLPDPAGRIACPTVAQEILFGAKGRMFQLGQYLDRHAGDFEAADLTALKAHLASMAADVEEDDAARLAEETLVWIPEDLRGQWRRQWRGAHRLGTRQAVPALVDPNNPGLTGPVQNQPDFQAGAADHRAHFAADVPRLTRQAMAEYAELTGREYTPVMAYNCEDADFIMVGLGSITDDVRAVIPYLRQHGIKAGVVSVKLLQPFPEAEFVQAVAGAKAVMVLERSDDTALTRLVTQTLFRAQAGQVVPTRGTAADAVRLPAAPRVTSAIFGLGGHDVQPRHLVAAFEAMAAGSVGDVIYLGSRFFEENPPKGVAAIHDRLKSAYPETVAMALPTKDNPQLLPPGSLRIRFHSVGGYGTVATGKLLTDILSGVLSMNSKSAPKYGSEKSGAATNFYITLSPEPVLLTNAELEDVDVVISPDHQVFIHTNPLTGLAEGGTFIMQSDKTPLEVWRALPAYARRTIRQRHIKFLVVNAFEVAKKHAPSPELETRMMGIAFIGAMIGHVEAVAQGAAGEDVTARVRQQIEYKFGRKGQAVVDGNMAVINDGITATVPVEYDSPAFVEAEQSPAGASARSVALSAAMCPAASASRPTALFDPAYYEDLVAAPFRAGTIAEAPVLPGAGLFMPVGTGANKDKGIFRRTTPIFNPEVCTGCLECALACPDTAIPNQVHDLLDLLEGAIAAADLPLGRAEAVAPRVYAWADSIRQAFRADSDLSDLPEAARRAAAELDDKAVARVVDQVAAALATFPVARTRPFFDSVENSEPGRGGLFSAVVDPWKCTGCLQCVDVCGPSALVAVDQTAAAADTLETRFERLTELPATPKRFLAGAAEPDGDIKRLLLDHETYYAMTGGHGACRGCGEVTALRLLTTLSHAVGDARRREHVGELESLIGQLEEAAKAVQTASDADKAKAKRIAGLIALLEGRLYLYEGGPTGRGPSTTVIANSTGCSSVYASTMPFTPYTDPWVNSLFQDAQPVAAGLYEGLVSQLVPEVRALRAARAELAGEFDPDKDPARLATISWRDFTPEEMGLLPAVMTVSGDGAAFDIGFGAMSRVLAGGTPIKAVVLNTGSYSNTGGQASTASYTGQDADLSRYGRSHAGKQESRKELGLLASFHPRVFACSVSTALHAHFLGTALAMLDYQDGTALMEVYTPCSTENGIPEDLSNARSRLAVESRMAPLFVHDPRRGPSLPDRFSLDGNPEPTALWTSRALQYLDEAGQVALLQTPITPAEFAYGEVRFAKQFRRLAAEEVDDAVPIAEYVELPLEARAGKTPFIWATDRNRRLVRVACRPGVVGLVEDRKHYWQTLQFLAGQQGAALTAAHRAEVAQLTSRYEEALQAREESLDQIAAAMADLASSSQAALPALGLGFGAGASAGVGAGVGEGAATGASGGGGGGGAGRPIWLDPADEATCNDCGTCYQELPQLFEKTTMVVDGEARVVARMIDGALDALEVTPELTKRMARVKANCDAEIIQ